One Oncorhynchus tshawytscha isolate Ot180627B unplaced genomic scaffold, Otsh_v2.0 Un_contig_1847_pilon_pilon, whole genome shotgun sequence DNA segment encodes these proteins:
- the tipin gene encoding TIMELESS-interacting protein isoform X2: MVDPMENGLFDIPDYDNTDDETFPPLPPPFSPGEGGDPFTGEEGGEISKLAEVPVAKRRGVKRPQPKLDSQRLTSERGLPALRTLFDNVHFKGKGHEAEDLRVLMQRMENWAHRLYPKLQFEDFIDKLETLGSKKEVQTCLKRIRLDMPLTHEDFIGDDGERTTSPTTFNPFGDGGFAEDPPGRAGPVHSTPAPSLTEEQQRRIELNKRLALERRLARMQQHTDGSQEMASSKSADRPSTSQSQEMATQSADRPSTSQSQEMASSQSADGPSTSQSQEMATQSADGPSTSQSQEMATQSADGHSTSQSQEMATQSAGGPSTSQSQEMATQSADGPSTSQSQEMATQSADRPSTSQSQEMATQSVDGPLPPSPRRWPPSQQTDTLPPSPRRWPPSQQTDPLPPSPRRWPPSQQTDTLPPSPRRWPPSQQTDPLPPSPRRWPHSQQTDIPPPSPRRWPPSQQTDPPPGPPHTPSPASSSRMGRMKTRTRETQRTRARAGQTTPGTELLTRLPLLRLTPWCVREQ; encoded by the exons ATGGTTGATCCGATGGAGAATGGCTTGTTTGACATTCCTGACTATGACAACACAGATGACGagacctttcctcctctcccccctcccttctcaccaggagagggaggagatcctTTTACAG gggaggagggaggagagatctcCAAGCTGGCCGAAGTCCCTGTTGCCAAGAGGAGAGGCGTCAAGAGACCACAGCCCAAACTGGACTCTCAGAG GCTGACATCAGAAAGAGGACTTCCGGCTCTTCGCACCCTGTTTGACAACGTTCATTTCAAAGGCAAAGGACACGAG GCTGAGGACTTGCGGGTGCTGATGCAGAGGATGGAGAACTGGGCTCACAGGTTGTACCCCAAACTACAGTTCGAAGACTTCATAGACAAACTGGAGACGCTGGGCAGCAAGAAAGAAGTCCAG ACGTGTCTCAAGAGAATACGGCTGGACATGCCGCTAACACATGAAGACTTCATAGGAGACGACGGTGAGAGGACAACGTCACCAACTACATTTA ACCCGTTTGGAGACGGAGGTTTCGCTGAAGACCCCCCAGGACGG GCTGGCCCGGTCCACTCCACCCCAGCCCCCTCCCTGACAGAGGAACAGCAGAGACGCATAGAACTCAACAAACGGCTTGCCTTAGAGAGGAGACTGGCCCGCATGCAGCAACACACAG atggCTCCCAGGAGATGGCCTCCAGCAAGTCAGCAGACAGACCATCTACCTCCCAGTCCCAGGAGATGGCCACCCAGTCAGCAGACAGACCATCTACCTCCCAGTCCCAGGAGATGGCCTCCAGCCAGTCAGCAGACGGACCATCTACCTCCCAGTCCCAGGAGATGGCCACCCAGTCAGCGGACGGACCCTCTACCTCCCAGTCCCAGGAG ATGGCCACCCAGTCAGCAGACGGACACTCTACCTCCCAGTCCCAGGAGATGGCCACCCAGTCAGCGGGCGGACCATCTACCTCCCAGTCCCAGGAGATGGCCACCCAGTCAGCAGACGGACCATCTACCTCCCAGTCCCAGGAGATGGCCACCCAGTCAGCAGACAGACCATCTACCTCCCAGTCCCAGGAGATGGCCACCCAGTCAGTGGACGGACCTCTACCTCCCAGTCCCAGGAGATGGCCACCCAGTCAGCAGACAGACACTCTACCTCCCAGTCCCAGGAGATGGCCACCCAGTCAGCAGACGGACCCTCTACCTCCCAGTCCCAGGAGATGGCCACCCAGTCAGCAGACGGACACTCTACCTCCCAGTCCCAGGAGATGGCCACCCAGTCAGCAGACGgaccctctccctcccagtcccagGAGATGGCCACACAGTCAGCAGACGGACATTCCACCTCCCAGTCCCAGGAGATGGCCACCCAGTCAGCAGACGGACCCTCCACCAGGTCCTCCTCACACCCCTTccccagccagcagcagcaggatgGGGAGGATGAAGACCCGGACCAGGGAGACCCAGAGGACAAGGGCCAGAGCAGGCCAGACCACTCCAGGGACAGAGCTCTTAACACGGCTCCCCCTGCTGAGGCTGACTCCCTGGTGTGTGAGGGAGCAGTAG
- the tipin gene encoding TIMELESS-interacting protein isoform X1 translates to MQQHTGQTQHHTQRGDWPACSNTQVREETGPHAATHRSDPTSHLERRLARMQQHTGQTRHHTQRGDWPACSNTQVREETGPHAATHRSERRLARMQQHTGQRGDWPACSNTQVRPDITLREETGPHAATHRSDPTSHLERRLARMQQHTDGSQEMASSKSADRPSTSQSQEMATQSADRPSTSQSQEMASSQSADGPSTSQSQEMATQSADGPSTSQSQEMATQSADGHSTSQSQEMATQSAGGPSTSQSQEMATQSADGPSTSQSQEMATQSADRPSTSQSQEMATQSVDGPLPPSPRRWPPSQQTDTLPPSPRRWPPSQQTDPLPPSPRRWPPSQQTDTLPPSPRRWPPSQQTDPLPPSPRRWPHSQQTDIPPPSPRRWPPSQQTDPPPGPPHTPSPASSSRMGRMKTRTRETQRTRARAGQTTPGTELLTRLPLLRLTPWCVREQ, encoded by the exons ATGCAGCAACACACAGGTCAGACCCAACATCACACTCAGAGAGGAGACTGGCCCGCATGCAGCAACACACAGGTCAGAGAGGAGACTGGCCCGCATGCAGCAACACACAGGTCAGACCCAACATCACACTTAGAGAGGAGACTGGCCCGCATGCAGCAACACACAGGTCAGACCCGACATCACACTCAGAGAGGAGACTGGCCCGCATGCAGCAACACACAG GTCAGAGAGGAGACTGGCCCGCATGCAGCAACACACAGGTCAGAGAGGAGATTGGCCCGCATGCAGCAACACACAGGTCAGAGAGGAGACTGGCCCGCATGCAGCAACACACAGGTCAGACCCGACATCACACTTAGAGAGGAGACTGGCCCGCATGCAGCAACACACAGGTCAGACCCGACATCACACTTAGAGAGGAGACTGGCCCGCATGCAGCAACACACAG atggCTCCCAGGAGATGGCCTCCAGCAAGTCAGCAGACAGACCATCTACCTCCCAGTCCCAGGAGATGGCCACCCAGTCAGCAGACAGACCATCTACCTCCCAGTCCCAGGAGATGGCCTCCAGCCAGTCAGCAGACGGACCATCTACCTCCCAGTCCCAGGAGATGGCCACCCAGTCAGCGGACGGACCCTCTACCTCCCAGTCCCAGGAG ATGGCCACCCAGTCAGCAGACGGACACTCTACCTCCCAGTCCCAGGAGATGGCCACCCAGTCAGCGGGCGGACCATCTACCTCCCAGTCCCAGGAGATGGCCACCCAGTCAGCAGACGGACCATCTACCTCCCAGTCCCAGGAGATGGCCACCCAGTCAGCAGACAGACCATCTACCTCCCAGTCCCAGGAGATGGCCACCCAGTCAGTGGACGGACCTCTACCTCCCAGTCCCAGGAGATGGCCACCCAGTCAGCAGACAGACACTCTACCTCCCAGTCCCAGGAGATGGCCACCCAGTCAGCAGACGGACCCTCTACCTCCCAGTCCCAGGAGATGGCCACCCAGTCAGCAGACGGACACTCTACCTCCCAGTCCCAGGAGATGGCCACCCAGTCAGCAGACGgaccctctccctcccagtcccagGAGATGGCCACACAGTCAGCAGACGGACATTCCACCTCCCAGTCCCAGGAGATGGCCACCCAGTCAGCAGACGGACCCTCCACCAGGTCCTCCTCACACCCCTTccccagccagcagcagcaggatgGGGAGGATGAAGACCCGGACCAGGGAGACCCAGAGGACAAGGGCCAGAGCAGGCCAGACCACTCCAGGGACAGAGCTCTTAACACGGCTCCCCCTGCTGAGGCTGACTCCCTGGTGTGTGAGGGAGCAGTAG